The following are encoded together in the Vibrio zhugei genome:
- the glnE gene encoding bifunctional [glutamate--ammonia ligase]-adenylyl-L-tyrosine phosphorylase/[glutamate--ammonia-ligase] adenylyltransferase: MPLPLPLQSLATHEFSQLLDVLPQVAQWPEPLQQQTRDVMGLSPFIAETLKRGPEWALSLPQRLPFDAAKPVVYRERLSEKLLGCESEAQAMATLRQFRQEEMTLIAWRDFHQLWHIEDSLHHLSELAEAIIFEAYHWLYQMCCREWGTPMSPDGLPQSMLIIGMGKLGGGELNFSSDIDLIFTYPENGETQGTRRAIANAQFFTRLGQRLIKLLDQPTVDGFCYRVDMRLRPFGDSGPLVMSYAALEDYYQEQGRDWERYAMVKARVMGREMYAHYQELRQMLRPFVFRRYIDFSAIQSLRRMKTMIRSEVRRRGLHDNIKLGAGGIREIEFIVQSFQLIRGGREPDLRERGLLPALAGIKRLELLPASDISQLENAYVFLRRLENLIQAIDDKQTQTLPQEANHQLRLAYACGFTDWQALVGQLQQHMHNVHQIFNQVIGEEEEQASPCVAACYQELWQLTDDAQMAKQILHEELSVPSDVNLHQQLVSFKAELDKKTIGPRGREVLHHLMPKVLQAIFAHPGAQFGFARVLSLLNHIVTRTTYLELLDEHPAALTQLVNLCTASPMVSEKLSRYPILLDELIDPEQLYHPIDVSDYHCQLQDFMARIPEDDMEQQMEGLRQFKQIAILRIAAADITGVLPVMKVSDHLTSLAEAIIACVVKQAWKQVTEKFGQPTHLSQREGLGFAVLGYGKVGGWELGYNSDLDLVFLHDCPDNVVTDGAKEIDGKQFYLRLAQRITHLFSTRTPTGILYDVDTRLRPSGTAGLLVSPLTSFEEYQKENAWTWEHQALVRARMVYADEALAQGFTRVRQAILTMERDEPDLKQTVVEMRNKMRQHLAGKKANRFMLKQDAGGITDIEFLAQYLVLRYSHAKPALTRWSDNVRIFETLAEQGILSVAQAESLIHAYTTLRNQIHRRNLLNLSTDVDPSRFVAERDQVIDLWNTWLG, translated from the coding sequence ATGCCGCTCCCCTTGCCTCTTCAATCACTCGCGACACACGAATTTTCTCAGTTACTTGACGTGCTCCCTCAGGTCGCTCAATGGCCAGAGCCGTTACAGCAGCAAACGCGTGACGTGATGGGCTTGAGTCCTTTTATCGCAGAAACATTAAAACGTGGTCCTGAATGGGCTTTGAGCTTGCCGCAACGTTTGCCTTTCGATGCGGCCAAGCCAGTGGTCTATCGGGAGCGATTGTCAGAAAAGCTCTTAGGATGTGAGTCTGAAGCTCAAGCCATGGCAACGTTGCGCCAGTTCCGTCAAGAGGAAATGACGTTAATTGCATGGCGAGATTTTCATCAGCTGTGGCATATTGAGGACAGTTTGCATCATTTGTCAGAGCTTGCTGAAGCGATCATTTTTGAAGCTTACCATTGGCTTTACCAAATGTGTTGCCGCGAGTGGGGGACACCAATGAGTCCGGATGGACTCCCTCAATCGATGCTGATCATTGGTATGGGAAAATTAGGGGGAGGAGAGCTGAATTTTTCCTCAGACATAGATCTGATTTTTACCTATCCAGAAAACGGTGAGACTCAAGGGACGCGTCGCGCCATTGCCAATGCCCAATTTTTTACTCGTTTAGGACAGCGGTTGATTAAGCTTCTGGATCAGCCCACGGTTGACGGGTTTTGTTATCGAGTGGATATGCGTTTACGCCCATTTGGCGACAGTGGTCCATTAGTGATGAGCTATGCGGCGCTTGAAGATTATTATCAAGAGCAAGGTCGTGATTGGGAACGCTACGCCATGGTGAAAGCGCGCGTGATGGGGCGTGAGATGTACGCCCATTATCAAGAACTTCGCCAAATGTTACGCCCATTTGTGTTCCGTCGTTATATCGATTTTAGTGCGATTCAATCGTTGCGCCGCATGAAAACCATGATTCGTAGTGAAGTGCGCCGCCGAGGCTTGCACGACAATATTAAACTTGGTGCCGGAGGGATCCGTGAAATTGAGTTTATCGTGCAATCTTTTCAATTAATTCGTGGTGGACGTGAGCCGGATCTGCGAGAGCGGGGGTTACTCCCTGCCTTAGCGGGCATCAAGCGACTGGAACTCTTACCTGCTTCTGATATTTCTCAATTAGAAAACGCCTATGTGTTTCTGCGCCGTTTAGAGAATCTTATTCAAGCGATTGACGATAAACAAACCCAGACGTTACCTCAAGAGGCCAATCATCAATTACGGTTGGCGTATGCATGTGGGTTTACTGATTGGCAGGCGCTCGTCGGGCAGTTACAGCAGCACATGCACAATGTGCATCAGATTTTTAATCAGGTGATTGGCGAAGAGGAAGAGCAGGCATCACCGTGTGTGGCGGCCTGCTATCAAGAATTATGGCAACTGACAGACGATGCGCAAATGGCCAAACAAATTCTGCATGAGGAGCTGTCGGTGCCAAGCGATGTGAACTTGCATCAACAGTTAGTTAGCTTTAAGGCTGAATTGGATAAAAAGACCATTGGGCCTCGTGGGCGAGAGGTATTACATCATCTCATGCCCAAAGTTTTGCAGGCAATCTTCGCGCATCCCGGTGCTCAATTTGGTTTTGCCCGCGTGTTATCGCTACTCAATCATATTGTCACTCGTACCACGTATCTGGAACTCTTAGATGAACACCCCGCGGCTTTAACGCAATTAGTCAACTTGTGTACGGCCAGTCCGATGGTCTCAGAGAAGTTGTCACGTTATCCGATCTTATTGGATGAATTGATTGATCCTGAGCAGTTGTACCATCCTATCGATGTCTCAGACTATCACTGCCAATTACAAGATTTTATGGCGCGCATTCCTGAAGATGATATGGAGCAGCAAATGGAAGGGCTGCGACAATTTAAACAAATCGCCATCTTACGAATTGCTGCCGCCGACATTACGGGAGTCTTACCAGTGATGAAGGTCAGTGACCACCTGACCTCATTAGCCGAAGCCATCATTGCATGTGTGGTTAAGCAAGCGTGGAAGCAAGTGACAGAAAAGTTCGGTCAGCCGACTCATCTGTCTCAGCGAGAGGGGCTAGGATTTGCTGTCTTGGGGTACGGCAAAGTGGGCGGATGGGAATTAGGGTATAATTCAGACTTGGATTTGGTTTTCTTACATGATTGCCCAGACAACGTGGTGACTGATGGAGCCAAAGAAATTGATGGCAAACAATTTTATTTACGTTTGGCACAACGAATTACGCACCTCTTTTCTACGCGTACGCCGACCGGCATTTTATATGATGTCGATACGCGGTTGCGGCCATCCGGTACCGCAGGATTGTTGGTCAGTCCATTAACCTCATTTGAAGAGTACCAAAAAGAAAATGCCTGGACATGGGAGCACCAAGCGCTGGTGCGAGCTCGGATGGTCTATGCTGATGAGGCATTAGCACAAGGATTTACTCGCGTGCGCCAAGCTATCTTAACCATGGAGCGCGATGAGCCTGATCTGAAACAAACGGTGGTTGAGATGCGCAATAAAATGCGCCAACATCTTGCTGGTAAGAAAGCCAATCGTTTTATGCTTAAGCAAGATGCCGGCGGAATTACGGATATTGAGTTTTTGGCGCAATATTTGGTGTTACGCTACAGCCACGCAAAGCCAGCGCTGACACGATGGTCTGATAACGTGAGAATTTTTGAAACGTTAGCCGAGCAGGGCATACTCAGTGTTGCACAAGCAGAGTCATTAATTCATGCCTATACGACGTTACGCAATCAGATTCATCGTCGTAACTTGCTCAATTTGTCCACGGATGTGGACCCGTCGCGCTTTGTGGCCGAGCGAGATCAAGTGATTGATCTTTGGAATACTTGGTTGGGCTGA
- a CDS encoding methyl-accepting chemotaxis protein, with protein sequence MTKMDFTPWERIITDVRLVPRMIMLMVFSTILIIAKQLWDAHTFYQALLVATKSSEIAQKHYEDYLVQVAWQTSIMIVVFVILLLFAARVMLKQTQYLSSVIKRMAQRDLSQPIAMECKDEYGDVARELEKTRQQLNDLIKNQIESSNELTEITSVMSVSMAETKESAQDEFNEIDQLATAMSEMTSTVQTVADNAHSASTLTESTSQQASSGQEFINSTVVKMRALSQDIAESAQAINQVEERVDVIGSVIDTIRGISDQTNLLALNAAIEAARAGESGRGFAVVADEVRNLAQSTQNATVDIQNMIEQLQQSANQAVSLMEKSVVEAADGVELVSNAGAELDNIVNHVQQINDMNFQIASAASQQSTVAEEMNQNLTNVKELVEVSVTVIGELQETSQALELNAKTLDEKIMRFTV encoded by the coding sequence ATGACAAAAATGGACTTTACGCCATGGGAACGGATTATCACGGACGTCCGGCTAGTTCCCAGAATGATTATGCTTATGGTGTTCAGTACTATATTAATCATTGCCAAGCAGTTGTGGGATGCCCACACCTTTTATCAAGCACTACTTGTCGCCACCAAAAGTTCCGAGATTGCTCAGAAGCATTATGAAGACTACTTAGTACAAGTCGCTTGGCAAACCAGTATCATGATTGTTGTCTTTGTGATTCTGCTCTTATTTGCTGCACGAGTGATGCTTAAGCAAACTCAGTATTTAAGTTCTGTCATTAAGCGTATGGCGCAGCGTGACTTGTCGCAACCTATTGCGATGGAATGTAAAGATGAGTATGGCGATGTTGCGCGCGAGCTAGAGAAAACGCGTCAGCAGCTGAATGATTTGATTAAAAACCAGATAGAATCTTCCAATGAATTAACGGAGATTACGAGCGTGATGTCGGTCAGTATGGCTGAAACCAAAGAATCTGCTCAGGATGAATTTAATGAAATCGATCAGCTCGCGACGGCAATGAGTGAAATGACCTCGACCGTCCAAACGGTGGCAGACAACGCACACAGTGCGTCGACATTAACCGAAAGTACGTCACAGCAAGCGAGCTCAGGCCAAGAGTTCATCAATAGCACTGTGGTGAAAATGCGTGCGTTATCTCAAGACATTGCTGAGTCGGCGCAGGCTATTAACCAAGTAGAAGAGCGAGTCGACGTTATTGGCAGTGTGATTGATACCATCCGAGGTATTTCTGACCAAACCAATTTACTGGCCTTAAATGCGGCTATCGAGGCTGCGCGTGCGGGGGAATCTGGCCGTGGATTTGCGGTTGTTGCCGATGAAGTGAGAAATCTGGCGCAAAGTACTCAGAATGCGACGGTCGATATTCAGAACATGATTGAACAGTTGCAGCAAAGTGCCAATCAAGCGGTGTCTCTGATGGAAAAAAGTGTGGTTGAAGCCGCCGATGGGGTAGAGTTGGTCAGTAATGCGGGAGCAGAGCTTGATAATATCGTGAATCATGTTCAGCAAATCAATGATATGAACTTCCAAATTGCGAGCGCGGCAAGTCAACAAAGTACGGTTGCCGAAGAAATGAATCAAAACCTGACCAATGTGAAAGAGTTGGTCGAAGTGTCGGTAACGGTCATTGGCGAGTTACAAGAAACCTCGCAAGCCCTTGAACTCAATGCGAAGACGTTAGATGAAAAAATCATGAGGTTTACCGTCTAA
- a CDS encoding inorganic triphosphatase, with the protein METEIELKFFVSPEFSDILREKISDARVLQHSCRDLGNTYFDTPDNWLRNHDIGLRIRRFDDVYIQTVKTAGRVVAGLHQRPEYNADHTSNDPDLTLHPDDIWPDGKTVTELQAELTPLFVTDFNRETWLIAMQDGSQIEVAFDCGVVTAGDLSEDICEVELELKSGQVDALFTLARHISEHGGMRLGNRSKAARGYRLAYQQPIDAVRTLEPVVTSSQDTVEICFIKSLEHALSHWQRHEQIYVEQDNHEALNKIRSSVCFIRQILTVFSSIVPRRASAILRQELKWLEDELRWLLDDDYLNRLLDDKGYALRKLDARKRLVGELKELQAALPTREETLALIDSSRYTALLLDLSRWILTRGWQPFLDDNAQEQIDRPVMDFAVQQLDRSWAELVEAFPPEQVLSKQDYIAQQAHLTRNLYTGMCFAHLFENEECQSFRLPWEDLLDGIDDLRMLQPIEDLKYKLEDSDQHAQLLRWITRQEHSILHAMDQSRFSGFQASPYWRD; encoded by the coding sequence ATGGAAACCGAGATAGAACTGAAGTTTTTTGTTTCTCCCGAATTTTCAGATATTTTACGCGAAAAAATCTCCGATGCTCGAGTACTTCAGCACAGTTGTCGTGATTTAGGCAACACCTATTTTGATACACCAGATAATTGGCTACGTAATCATGATATCGGTTTACGTATTCGTCGTTTTGATGATGTGTATATTCAAACGGTGAAGACCGCCGGTCGCGTGGTTGCAGGGTTACATCAACGGCCTGAATATAATGCCGATCACACCAGTAATGACCCTGATCTCACGTTGCATCCCGATGACATTTGGCCAGACGGGAAAACCGTTACAGAGCTACAAGCAGAGCTAACCCCTTTGTTTGTGACTGACTTCAATCGGGAAACTTGGTTGATTGCCATGCAAGATGGCAGTCAGATAGAAGTGGCGTTTGATTGCGGGGTTGTGACTGCGGGTGACTTATCAGAAGATATCTGTGAAGTGGAATTAGAGCTAAAATCTGGGCAAGTTGATGCGTTATTTACTTTAGCTCGTCACATCAGTGAACATGGTGGCATGCGTTTAGGCAACCGCAGTAAAGCTGCGCGTGGTTACCGCTTAGCGTATCAGCAGCCTATTGATGCGGTACGCACGCTTGAGCCCGTGGTCACGTCCTCCCAAGATACCGTGGAAATTTGTTTTATCAAATCGTTAGAGCATGCATTATCCCATTGGCAACGTCATGAACAAATTTATGTCGAGCAAGATAACCATGAAGCCCTCAATAAGATTCGCTCCTCAGTTTGCTTCATTCGCCAAATCCTAACCGTCTTTAGCAGTATTGTGCCACGTCGAGCCAGTGCCATTTTACGTCAAGAGTTGAAATGGCTAGAAGATGAATTACGTTGGTTGCTTGATGATGATTACCTGAATCGGTTGCTGGACGATAAAGGTTATGCATTGCGTAAATTGGACGCCCGCAAGCGTTTAGTCGGAGAGCTTAAAGAATTACAAGCGGCGTTGCCGACTCGAGAAGAAACGCTTGCCTTGATTGATTCGAGCCGTTACACCGCGTTACTTTTGGATCTCAGTCGTTGGATTTTAACGCGTGGTTGGCAGCCGTTTTTGGACGACAACGCGCAAGAGCAGATTGATCGCCCTGTGATGGACTTTGCGGTGCAACAGCTCGATCGTTCTTGGGCCGAGTTAGTTGAAGCGTTCCCGCCAGAACAGGTGTTGAGTAAACAAGATTACATTGCTCAGCAAGCGCATTTAACACGTAATTTGTATACGGGGATGTGTTTTGCTCATTTGTTCGAGAATGAAGAGTGCCAATCGTTCCGTTTACCGTGGGAAGATTTGCTGGATGGTATTGATGATCTTCGGATGCTACAACCGATTGAGGATCTCAAGTATAAGCTTGAGGACAGTGATCAACACGCTCAATTACTGCGTTGGATCACCCGTCAAGAGCATTCCATTTTGCACGCAATGGATCAGTCACGTTTCAGTGGCTTTCAGGCTTCTCCCTATTGGCGAGATTGA
- a CDS encoding TIGR00153 family protein — translation MPVNTIMGLFAKSPIKPLQQHVVCVNECCSHLVNFFEVANKGDWEKAAELRSQISHLEKEADVLKREIRLKLPRGLFMPVDRTDMLELLTQQDKLANLAKDISGRVLGRQLGIPESIQENFILYVQRCLDAASQAEKVINELDELLEAGFKGREVTLVAEMINQLDVIEDDTDNMQINLRQQLLAMEADLNPIDVIFLYKIFEWVGGIADQALRVGARLEVMLSRS, via the coding sequence ATGCCAGTAAATACAATAATGGGGTTATTTGCAAAGTCCCCTATAAAGCCTTTGCAGCAACATGTAGTCTGTGTGAACGAATGTTGTTCTCACCTTGTCAATTTCTTTGAAGTAGCAAACAAAGGAGACTGGGAGAAGGCAGCAGAACTTCGTTCGCAAATTTCTCATTTAGAGAAAGAAGCAGATGTCCTAAAACGAGAGATTCGTCTTAAGTTGCCTCGTGGCTTGTTCATGCCAGTCGATCGTACTGACATGTTAGAGCTATTAACGCAACAAGATAAACTCGCCAACCTTGCCAAAGACATTTCAGGCCGAGTACTCGGTCGACAACTAGGCATTCCCGAATCCATACAAGAGAATTTTATTCTCTATGTGCAACGCTGCCTCGACGCTGCATCACAAGCTGAAAAAGTCATTAATGAGCTTGATGAATTACTCGAAGCTGGGTTTAAAGGACGTGAAGTCACATTAGTTGCAGAAATGATCAATCAACTGGATGTAATTGAAGACGATACTGACAATATGCAAATCAATCTGCGCCAACAGCTGTTAGCGATGGAAGCAGACTTGAACCCTATTGATGTTATTTTTCTTTATAAAATTTTTGAATGGGTCGGCGGTATTGCAGACCAAGCGTTGCGCGTAGGTGCTCGTTTGGAAGTAATGCTTTCACGCTCATAG
- a CDS encoding inorganic phosphate transporter — translation MDILANYGTVLILVAAAFGLLMAIGIGANDVANAMGTSVGSKALTVKQAIVIAMIFEFAGAYLAGGEVTDTIRKGVIETSLFTAHPEVLIYGMLSALLAAGTWLLVASYMGWPVSTTHSIIGAIIGFACISVGTQAVDWSSVQGIVGSWIVTPIISGFFAYLIFISAQRLIFDTDTPLLNAKRFVPVYMFITTIVIALVTIKKGLSHVGLNLTSLEAWMWSILVSTIVMVGGYIYIAKRFSNRDNNDGSNSVESIFSVLMVITACAMAFAHGSNDVANAIGPLSAVVATVQNMGEIGAKSDIAWWILPLGGVGIVVGLATLGHKVMATVGTGITELTPSRGFAAQLATACTVVLASGTGLPISTTQTLVGAVLGVGFARGIAALNLGVVRNIVASWIITLPAGALLSVVFFYAIQGVFS, via the coding sequence ATGGATATCCTTGCGAACTACGGCACTGTCCTGATTTTAGTCGCAGCAGCTTTTGGTTTATTAATGGCAATCGGCATCGGTGCAAACGATGTAGCTAATGCGATGGGAACCTCCGTAGGCTCAAAAGCATTAACGGTAAAACAAGCGATCGTCATCGCGATGATTTTTGAGTTTGCTGGTGCGTATTTAGCCGGTGGTGAAGTGACTGACACCATTCGTAAAGGCGTGATTGAAACGTCTTTATTCACCGCACACCCAGAGGTATTGATCTACGGTATGCTTTCTGCCCTACTCGCAGCGGGAACTTGGCTTCTTGTCGCATCCTATATGGGCTGGCCCGTTTCAACCACTCACTCCATTATTGGGGCAATCATCGGTTTCGCCTGCATTTCCGTGGGAACGCAAGCGGTTGATTGGTCTTCTGTTCAAGGCATCGTCGGCAGTTGGATTGTGACACCAATCATTTCTGGTTTCTTTGCATATCTTATTTTTATTAGCGCCCAACGCCTCATCTTCGACACTGACACCCCGCTACTCAATGCCAAACGGTTTGTGCCCGTATATATGTTCATCACGACCATAGTGATCGCCCTAGTTACGATTAAAAAAGGGTTGAGCCACGTGGGTCTGAACCTCACGTCTCTTGAAGCTTGGATGTGGTCTATTTTGGTCTCGACCATTGTAATGGTGGGCGGCTACATCTACATCGCCAAGCGTTTTTCCAATCGTGATAACAATGACGGCTCAAATAGCGTTGAAAGTATCTTTAGTGTCCTTATGGTGATCACCGCCTGTGCTATGGCGTTTGCCCATGGTTCAAACGATGTTGCGAATGCGATCGGTCCTCTCTCAGCGGTCGTGGCTACCGTACAAAACATGGGTGAGATCGGCGCAAAAAGTGATATCGCTTGGTGGATTTTACCATTAGGTGGCGTGGGTATTGTGGTCGGCTTGGCGACGTTAGGTCATAAAGTGATGGCTACCGTCGGTACTGGCATTACAGAATTAACGCCTAGCCGAGGCTTTGCTGCACAGCTAGCGACCGCTTGTACCGTTGTTTTAGCGTCAGGTACAGGCTTACCTATCTCAACCACACAGACACTCGTAGGTGCCGTTTTGGGCGTCGGTTTTGCACGTGGTATTGCTGCTCTGAACTTAGGTGTGGTCCGTAATATTGTGGCGTCGTGGATCATTACGCTTCCAGCCGGTGCGCTGCTCTCCGTGGTCTTCTTCTACGCCATTCAAGGTGTATTCAGTTAG
- a CDS encoding TIGR04211 family SH3 domain-containing protein: MKKLLCMVLLSLIATPLLAQEHYISDELFTYMHSGPTNKYRIIGSVNAGEKVRLLDQNKESGFTKVVDEKGRTGWVQSRYVTTTESRAIRMPKLEKELAVVKSKLATAQKTADEEKAGLAQSLEVRNKQISELEKNYSDISHKLTQSQAEVRQLRAKLDTQKEDLLLKYFMYGGGVAGIGLLLGLILPHIIPRRKRSPSGWA; encoded by the coding sequence GTGAAAAAACTGCTCTGCATGGTACTTCTGTCTCTGATTGCGACACCGCTATTAGCACAGGAACATTATATTTCGGATGAATTGTTTACTTACATGCACTCAGGTCCGACGAATAAATATCGTATTATTGGTAGCGTCAACGCTGGCGAAAAAGTAAGACTGCTGGATCAAAATAAAGAGTCAGGCTTTACTAAAGTTGTCGATGAAAAAGGTCGTACTGGTTGGGTACAAAGCCGTTATGTGACAACCACAGAAAGCCGTGCGATTCGCATGCCTAAACTGGAAAAAGAGTTAGCCGTTGTCAAAAGTAAACTCGCGACCGCACAAAAAACCGCAGATGAAGAAAAAGCCGGCTTAGCACAATCGTTGGAAGTTCGTAATAAACAAATCTCAGAGCTTGAGAAGAACTACAGTGACATCAGCCATAAATTGACACAATCGCAAGCGGAAGTTCGTCAATTGCGCGCTAAGCTCGATACTCAAAAAGAAGATCTATTACTGAAATACTTTATGTATGGCGGCGGTGTTGCTGGTATTGGCTTACTGCTCGGTCTTATCCTGCCACACATCATTCCACGTCGTAAGCGTTCCCCTTCTGGTTGGGCGTAA
- a CDS encoding general secretion pathway protein GspB, which translates to MHNNVTIPTWQKTSLVLIPVVLVIAGMGMNTWQTRQHSIVERLQLKPAVSIKQAEYQVLTYPRFDDLNTIPSLPLEATQKSGQDNTLVSDTTQASQNQTSPSAAESESAITPEQIKQAIASAKQHQSTRQSEGEDRTQQGDDALRHLDLSQLSPSIQSRVQAALKSETAAQQHGESLDAMDIRQHIDEFKGQLPPLNFQSHVYTTDVIRRWVKVNGVEYRQGDNLGPGIQLLDIKPQSTILKFQGKLIEIPALYDWKG; encoded by the coding sequence ATGCACAATAATGTGACCATTCCGACGTGGCAAAAAACGTCGTTAGTGCTTATTCCTGTGGTACTGGTGATTGCGGGAATGGGGATGAATACTTGGCAGACCCGGCAACACAGTATTGTGGAGCGTTTGCAATTAAAGCCTGCGGTGAGCATCAAGCAAGCGGAGTATCAGGTTTTAACGTATCCGCGCTTTGACGATTTAAATACCATCCCCAGTCTACCCCTAGAGGCGACACAGAAGTCTGGACAGGACAATACTCTGGTGAGTGATACAACGCAGGCGTCGCAAAATCAGACCTCTCCATCCGCGGCTGAGAGTGAGTCTGCGATTACGCCAGAGCAAATTAAACAAGCGATAGCCAGTGCCAAACAGCATCAATCCACGCGTCAGTCTGAAGGTGAAGACCGAACGCAGCAAGGGGATGACGCTCTGCGCCATTTAGATTTGAGTCAGTTGTCGCCGTCAATTCAATCTCGCGTACAAGCCGCGTTAAAAAGCGAAACCGCCGCGCAGCAACATGGTGAATCGCTAGATGCCATGGACATTCGTCAGCATATTGATGAGTTTAAGGGGCAATTGCCACCATTGAACTTTCAAAGTCATGTGTACACCACCGATGTGATACGCCGCTGGGTAAAAGTCAATGGGGTGGAGTATCGGCAAGGGGATAACCTGGGGCCGGGTATTCAGTTATTGGATATCAAGCCGCAAAGTACGATACTTAAGTTTCAGGGTAAGTTGATAGAAATTCCCGCGTTATACGACTGGAAAGGATAA
- a CDS encoding ExeA family protein: MYHEFFGLHELPFSIVPNSRYLFLSHRHQEAMMYLQSGLGDGGGFAMLTGEVGTGKTTVARAVMSELSEQTSCGFLLNPTFSSQELLAAICDAFSITYPDHASLKQLSDRIHHFLLEQDAQGNSTLLVIDEAQHLAPDVLEQLRLLTNLETEQRKLLKVLLVGQPELQDNLQLPQLRQLAQRITARYHILPLDENEVSQYIQFRLQRAGGDANVFPMPAIRWIAKYSHGIPRLINLICDAALKHAYQHGKRTIELGDVKQATAQVMSFQSTVYQQPRARRNEGRGLFWQALRYVGLGGLIALLIATSWQWTGQALLERMLPLPQPPAAKVKTVLPNPIKQALSVATDREEALTTLYALWGYQASISDTLCQSDEHKALRCQMMHSDWASIKTYNRPVVLVLTIADTTVYATLRHIDGEMIDILVGGQAYQLNAKWLLPYWHGQYVSVWRHQFTRTLKQGMQGSDVRQLNQILAVLLREPISASSTYDEQLKQKVMTFQHWQDMTVDGVAGMQTLQRIERLNPMEAPQLTSSQPDALSQEKGETDAQ, encoded by the coding sequence ATGTATCATGAATTTTTTGGCTTGCACGAATTACCGTTTTCCATAGTACCTAATTCTCGCTACTTATTTCTCAGCCATCGTCATCAAGAGGCGATGATGTATCTCCAATCTGGACTTGGTGATGGGGGCGGTTTTGCCATGTTGACTGGCGAAGTCGGTACCGGAAAAACAACGGTCGCCAGAGCGGTCATGAGTGAGCTTTCCGAGCAAACCTCGTGTGGTTTCTTGTTAAACCCCACCTTTTCTTCTCAAGAGTTATTGGCTGCTATTTGCGATGCGTTTTCGATTACTTACCCAGACCATGCGTCGTTAAAACAACTGAGTGACCGGATTCATCATTTTCTGCTTGAGCAAGATGCTCAGGGTAACAGCACGCTGCTAGTGATTGATGAAGCTCAACATCTTGCCCCCGATGTGTTGGAACAATTGCGTTTGTTGACTAATTTGGAAACGGAGCAACGTAAGCTACTCAAGGTATTGCTGGTAGGGCAGCCTGAACTGCAAGATAACCTGCAATTGCCTCAACTACGGCAATTAGCACAACGCATCACCGCTCGTTATCATATTTTGCCTTTGGATGAGAATGAAGTCAGTCAGTACATACAATTTCGACTGCAGCGTGCTGGTGGCGATGCCAATGTATTTCCCATGCCCGCAATACGTTGGATCGCCAAATATTCCCATGGAATTCCGCGCTTAATCAATCTTATCTGTGATGCGGCACTTAAACATGCCTATCAGCACGGCAAGCGGACGATTGAGCTTGGCGATGTCAAACAGGCCACAGCACAAGTCATGAGTTTCCAATCGACCGTGTATCAGCAGCCGAGGGCTCGTCGTAATGAAGGTCGCGGCTTATTTTGGCAAGCACTACGCTATGTTGGCCTAGGGGGACTGATCGCACTCCTCATTGCTACCAGTTGGCAATGGACGGGACAAGCCCTGCTTGAGCGGATGTTGCCACTGCCTCAACCTCCAGCAGCCAAGGTGAAAACGGTGTTGCCAAACCCAATAAAACAGGCGCTAAGTGTTGCGACGGACAGAGAAGAGGCATTGACAACATTATATGCATTATGGGGCTATCAGGCCTCGATTAGCGATACGCTATGTCAGTCCGATGAGCACAAGGCATTACGCTGCCAAATGATGCACTCCGATTGGGCGAGCATTAAGACTTATAATCGACCCGTGGTATTGGTCTTAACCATCGCAGACACCACAGTGTATGCCACATTACGCCACATCGATGGGGAGATGATCGATATTTTAGTCGGCGGTCAAGCGTACCAACTGAATGCGAAATGGCTGTTACCGTATTGGCATGGGCAGTACGTGAGTGTTTGGCGTCATCAATTTACCAGAACTTTGAAGCAAGGCATGCAGGGAAGCGATGTTAGGCAACTAAATCAAATACTTGCTGTGTTGTTACGTGAGCCAATCAGTGCGTCCTCGACTTATGATGAGCAACTGAAACAAAAAGTCATGACATTCCAACATTGGCAGGACATGACGGTAGATGGTGTGGCTGGCATGCAGACGTTACAGCGCATTGAACGGCTCAATCCAATGGAGGCGCCACAATTAACCTCGTCGCAACCAGACGCATTATCGCAAGAGAAGGGAGAAACGGATGCACAATAA